The following coding sequences lie in one Rutidosis leptorrhynchoides isolate AG116_Rl617_1_P2 chromosome 6, CSIRO_AGI_Rlap_v1, whole genome shotgun sequence genomic window:
- the LOC139855959 gene encoding beta-amylase 7-like isoform X1: MANFEDLTRFGASEEDDEEMGLYVKEEGENDEDDDEKNSTPPTIIGVDGGHITSNRSNNRFHHQQQFQDQMTPQGGGGRRCRPVEEKERTKLRERQRRAITAKILAGLRRHGNYNLRVRADINDVIAALAREAGWVVLPDGTTFPSRSQGVRPAAGASTAVVTSSASLPLQQNQDASIRGISSASPIGMDDDACQMKGLFVHSSSSTYDVSSSARSHSSHMLGVEVDGHDDHLIGVSVDAVAGRQVVDMPSKLQERDFAGTPYVPVFVLLPLGAINMKCELVDPDGLLKQLRLLKSINVDGVMIDCWWGIVEAHVPQEYNWKGYRRLFQMVRELKLKLQVVMSFHDCGGNLGDDVCIPLPHWVAEIGRSNPDIFFTDRSGRRNPECLSWGIDKERVLRGRTASEVYFDYMRSFRVEFNDFFEDGVISMIEIGLGPCGELRYPSNPVKYGWRYPGVGEFQCYDRYMLKNLTKAAETRGHSFWARGPENAGSYNSRPHETGFFCNGGDYDSYYGRFFLNWYSQLLINHADRVLSLAKIAFEETFVTTKLSGIHWWYKTDSHAAELTAGFYNPTNRDGYAAVMEIIKKHEVGLNFSLAQMDISDPHIDSSEALGDPDGLAWQVMNTAWDSFIHITSENVLPCIDKVSYNHVLEKAKPSNDPDGRHYSAFTYHRLGPILMEPHNFMEFELFVKRMHGEAVLEIHE, encoded by the exons ATGGCTAATTTTGAAGATTTAACG AGATTTGGGGCAAGTGAAGAAGACGATGAAGAAATGGGATTATATGTGAAAGAAGAAGGTGAAAATGATGAAGACGATGACGAAAAGAACTCGACACCTCCAACAATCATAGGTGTTGATGGAGGACATATTACGTCGAATAGAAGTAATAATAGGTTTCACCATCAGCAACAGTTTCAAGATCAGATGACTCCACAAGGCGGTGGTGGTAGAAGGTGTAGACCTGTGGAAGAAAAGGAACGAACTAAGCTTAGGGAGCGACAACGGAGAGCGATTACGGCAAAGATTTTGGCAGGTCTTAGAAGACATGGGAATTATAATCTTAGAGTTAGAGCTGATATCAATGATGTGATTGCAGCCCTTGCTAGAGAAGCTGGTTGGGTTGTTCTTCCTGATGGAACCACTTTTCCATCAAGATCACAG GGTGTGAGGCCTGCTGCTGGTGCATCGACTGCAGTGGTAACTTCATCCGCCTCATTGCCACTGCAGCAAAACCAAGATGCTTCCATTAGAGGCATATCTTCCGCCAGCCCAATTGGGATGGATGATGATGCATGCCAAATGAAAGGTCTTTTTGTTCATTCATCTTCTTCAACTTATGATGTTTCATCAAGTGCTCGATCACATTCTTCACATATGTTGGGAGTTGAAGTTGATGGTCATGATGATCACCTCATAGGAGTTTCAGTAGATGCTGTTGCTGGCAGGCAG GTTGTTGACATGCCTTCAAAGTTGCAAGAACGTGATTTTGCGGGTACTCCTTATGTTCCTGTTTTTGTATTACTTCCT CTGGGAGCAATCAATATGAAGTGTGAACTTGTTGATCCTGATGGTCTCTTAAAACAATTAAGACTTTTGAAGTCGATCAATGTCGATGGTGTAATGATAGATTGTTGGTGGGGTATAGTTGAAGCACATGTTCCCCAGGAATATAATTGGAAGGGATATAGAAGATTATTTCAGATGGTGCGTGAACTTAAACTTAAGTTGCAG GTAGTGATGTCATTCCATGATTGTGGAGGGAATTTGGGCGATGATGTTTGTATACCCTTACCGCATTGGGTTGCCGAGATTGGTCGAAGCAATCCAGATATATTCTTCACTGATAGATCGGGAAGGCGTAATCCAGAATGCCTCTCATGGGGGATTGACAAAGAACGTGTTTTAAGAGGGCGCACTGCCTCTGAG GTTTACTTCGACTATATGAGAAGCTTTCGGGTTGAATTTAATGACTTCTTTGAAGATGGAGTCATCTCGATGATCGAAATTGGATTAGGTCCATGTGGGGAACTACGGTATCCATCTAATCCTGTAAAGTATGGTTGGAGATACCCAGGTGTAGGTGAATTTCAG TGTTACGATCGATATATGTTAAAGAACTTGACGAAGGCGGCTGAAACAAGGGGGCACTCTTTTTGGGCCAGAGGCCCTGAAAATGCAGGTTCCTATAACTCCCGGCCGCATGAAACCGGATTCTTTTGTAATGGAGGCGATTATGATAGCTATTATGGTAGATTCTTCCTTAATTGGTACTCTCAACTATTGATCAACCATGCTGATCGGGTCCTTTCTCTGGCCAAAATTGCTTTTGAAGAAACTTTTGTTACTACAAAG CTGTCAGGTATTCATTGGTGGTACAAGACCGATAGTCATGCCGCTGAGTTAACTGCCGGCTTTTACAACCCAACCAACCGAGATGGTTATGCTGCAGTTATGGAAATAATAAAGAAGCACGAGGTTGGCTTAAATTTTTCATTGGCTCAAATGGACATCTCGGATCCACACATTGACTCGTCAGAAGCACTTGGAGATCCCGATGGTTTGGCTTGGCAG GTGATGAACACAGCTTGGGATTCGTTCATACATATCACGAGTGAAAACGTTCTTCCCTGCATTGACAAAGTAAGCTATAACCATGTACTCGAAAAGGCTAAGCCTTCCAATGATCCAGATGGAAGACATTACTCTGCGTTTACTTACCATAGACTTGGTCCAATTCTCATGGAACCTCACAATTTTATGGAGTTTGAACTATTCGTCAAGCGAATGCACG GGGAGGCAGTTCTGGAAATACATGAATAG
- the LOC139855959 gene encoding beta-amylase 2, chloroplastic-like isoform X3: MANFEDLTRFGASEEDDEEMGLYVKEEGENDEDDDEKNSTPPTIIGVDGGHITSNRSNNRFHHQQQFQDQMTPQGGGGRRCRPVEEKERTKLRERQRRAITAKILAGLRRHGNYNLRVRADINDVIAALAREAGWVVLPDGTTFPSRSQGVRPAAGASTAVVTSSASLPLQQNQDASIRGISSASPIGMDDDACQMKGLFVHSSSSTYDVSSSARSHSSHMLGVEVDGHDDHLIGVSVDAVAGRLLTCLQSCKNVILRLGAINMKCELVDPDGLLKQLRLLKSINVDGVMIDCWWGIVEAHVPQEYNWKGYRRLFQMVRELKLKLQVVMSFHDCGGNLGDDVCIPLPHWVAEIGRSNPDIFFTDRSGRRNPECLSWGIDKERVLRGRTASEVYFDYMRSFRVEFNDFFEDGVISMIEIGLGPCGELRYPSNPVKYGWRYPGVGEFQCYDRYMLKNLTKAAETRGHSFWARGPENAGSYNSRPHETGFFCNGGDYDSYYGRFFLNWYSQLLINHADRVLSLAKIAFEETFVTTKLSGIHWWYKTDSHAAELTAGFYNPTNRDGYAAVMEIIKKHEVGLNFSLAQMDISDPHIDSSEALGDPDGLAWQVMNTAWDSFIHITSENVLPCIDKVSYNHVLEKAKPSNDPDGRHYSAFTYHRLGPILMEPHNFMEFELFVKRMHGEAVLEIHE; this comes from the exons ATGGCTAATTTTGAAGATTTAACG AGATTTGGGGCAAGTGAAGAAGACGATGAAGAAATGGGATTATATGTGAAAGAAGAAGGTGAAAATGATGAAGACGATGACGAAAAGAACTCGACACCTCCAACAATCATAGGTGTTGATGGAGGACATATTACGTCGAATAGAAGTAATAATAGGTTTCACCATCAGCAACAGTTTCAAGATCAGATGACTCCACAAGGCGGTGGTGGTAGAAGGTGTAGACCTGTGGAAGAAAAGGAACGAACTAAGCTTAGGGAGCGACAACGGAGAGCGATTACGGCAAAGATTTTGGCAGGTCTTAGAAGACATGGGAATTATAATCTTAGAGTTAGAGCTGATATCAATGATGTGATTGCAGCCCTTGCTAGAGAAGCTGGTTGGGTTGTTCTTCCTGATGGAACCACTTTTCCATCAAGATCACAG GGTGTGAGGCCTGCTGCTGGTGCATCGACTGCAGTGGTAACTTCATCCGCCTCATTGCCACTGCAGCAAAACCAAGATGCTTCCATTAGAGGCATATCTTCCGCCAGCCCAATTGGGATGGATGATGATGCATGCCAAATGAAAGGTCTTTTTGTTCATTCATCTTCTTCAACTTATGATGTTTCATCAAGTGCTCGATCACATTCTTCACATATGTTGGGAGTTGAAGTTGATGGTCATGATGATCACCTCATAGGAGTTTCAGTAGATGCTGTTGCTGGCAG GTTGTTGACATGCCTTCAAAGTTGCAAGAACGTGATTTTGCGG CTGGGAGCAATCAATATGAAGTGTGAACTTGTTGATCCTGATGGTCTCTTAAAACAATTAAGACTTTTGAAGTCGATCAATGTCGATGGTGTAATGATAGATTGTTGGTGGGGTATAGTTGAAGCACATGTTCCCCAGGAATATAATTGGAAGGGATATAGAAGATTATTTCAGATGGTGCGTGAACTTAAACTTAAGTTGCAG GTAGTGATGTCATTCCATGATTGTGGAGGGAATTTGGGCGATGATGTTTGTATACCCTTACCGCATTGGGTTGCCGAGATTGGTCGAAGCAATCCAGATATATTCTTCACTGATAGATCGGGAAGGCGTAATCCAGAATGCCTCTCATGGGGGATTGACAAAGAACGTGTTTTAAGAGGGCGCACTGCCTCTGAG GTTTACTTCGACTATATGAGAAGCTTTCGGGTTGAATTTAATGACTTCTTTGAAGATGGAGTCATCTCGATGATCGAAATTGGATTAGGTCCATGTGGGGAACTACGGTATCCATCTAATCCTGTAAAGTATGGTTGGAGATACCCAGGTGTAGGTGAATTTCAG TGTTACGATCGATATATGTTAAAGAACTTGACGAAGGCGGCTGAAACAAGGGGGCACTCTTTTTGGGCCAGAGGCCCTGAAAATGCAGGTTCCTATAACTCCCGGCCGCATGAAACCGGATTCTTTTGTAATGGAGGCGATTATGATAGCTATTATGGTAGATTCTTCCTTAATTGGTACTCTCAACTATTGATCAACCATGCTGATCGGGTCCTTTCTCTGGCCAAAATTGCTTTTGAAGAAACTTTTGTTACTACAAAG CTGTCAGGTATTCATTGGTGGTACAAGACCGATAGTCATGCCGCTGAGTTAACTGCCGGCTTTTACAACCCAACCAACCGAGATGGTTATGCTGCAGTTATGGAAATAATAAAGAAGCACGAGGTTGGCTTAAATTTTTCATTGGCTCAAATGGACATCTCGGATCCACACATTGACTCGTCAGAAGCACTTGGAGATCCCGATGGTTTGGCTTGGCAG GTGATGAACACAGCTTGGGATTCGTTCATACATATCACGAGTGAAAACGTTCTTCCCTGCATTGACAAAGTAAGCTATAACCATGTACTCGAAAAGGCTAAGCCTTCCAATGATCCAGATGGAAGACATTACTCTGCGTTTACTTACCATAGACTTGGTCCAATTCTCATGGAACCTCACAATTTTATGGAGTTTGAACTATTCGTCAAGCGAATGCACG GGGAGGCAGTTCTGGAAATACATGAATAG
- the LOC139855959 gene encoding beta-amylase 7-like isoform X2, whose product MATEMQRFGASEEDDEEMGLYVKEEGENDEDDDEKNSTPPTIIGVDGGHITSNRSNNRFHHQQQFQDQMTPQGGGGRRCRPVEEKERTKLRERQRRAITAKILAGLRRHGNYNLRVRADINDVIAALAREAGWVVLPDGTTFPSRSQGVRPAAGASTAVVTSSASLPLQQNQDASIRGISSASPIGMDDDACQMKGLFVHSSSSTYDVSSSARSHSSHMLGVEVDGHDDHLIGVSVDAVAGRQVVDMPSKLQERDFAGTPYVPVFVLLPLGAINMKCELVDPDGLLKQLRLLKSINVDGVMIDCWWGIVEAHVPQEYNWKGYRRLFQMVRELKLKLQVVMSFHDCGGNLGDDVCIPLPHWVAEIGRSNPDIFFTDRSGRRNPECLSWGIDKERVLRGRTASEVYFDYMRSFRVEFNDFFEDGVISMIEIGLGPCGELRYPSNPVKYGWRYPGVGEFQCYDRYMLKNLTKAAETRGHSFWARGPENAGSYNSRPHETGFFCNGGDYDSYYGRFFLNWYSQLLINHADRVLSLAKIAFEETFVTTKLSGIHWWYKTDSHAAELTAGFYNPTNRDGYAAVMEIIKKHEVGLNFSLAQMDISDPHIDSSEALGDPDGLAWQVMNTAWDSFIHITSENVLPCIDKVSYNHVLEKAKPSNDPDGRHYSAFTYHRLGPILMEPHNFMEFELFVKRMHGEAVLEIHE is encoded by the exons ATGGCAACTGAAATGCAGAGATTTGGGGCAAGTGAAGAAGACGATGAAGAAATGGGATTATATGTGAAAGAAGAAGGTGAAAATGATGAAGACGATGACGAAAAGAACTCGACACCTCCAACAATCATAGGTGTTGATGGAGGACATATTACGTCGAATAGAAGTAATAATAGGTTTCACCATCAGCAACAGTTTCAAGATCAGATGACTCCACAAGGCGGTGGTGGTAGAAGGTGTAGACCTGTGGAAGAAAAGGAACGAACTAAGCTTAGGGAGCGACAACGGAGAGCGATTACGGCAAAGATTTTGGCAGGTCTTAGAAGACATGGGAATTATAATCTTAGAGTTAGAGCTGATATCAATGATGTGATTGCAGCCCTTGCTAGAGAAGCTGGTTGGGTTGTTCTTCCTGATGGAACCACTTTTCCATCAAGATCACAG GGTGTGAGGCCTGCTGCTGGTGCATCGACTGCAGTGGTAACTTCATCCGCCTCATTGCCACTGCAGCAAAACCAAGATGCTTCCATTAGAGGCATATCTTCCGCCAGCCCAATTGGGATGGATGATGATGCATGCCAAATGAAAGGTCTTTTTGTTCATTCATCTTCTTCAACTTATGATGTTTCATCAAGTGCTCGATCACATTCTTCACATATGTTGGGAGTTGAAGTTGATGGTCATGATGATCACCTCATAGGAGTTTCAGTAGATGCTGTTGCTGGCAGGCAG GTTGTTGACATGCCTTCAAAGTTGCAAGAACGTGATTTTGCGGGTACTCCTTATGTTCCTGTTTTTGTATTACTTCCT CTGGGAGCAATCAATATGAAGTGTGAACTTGTTGATCCTGATGGTCTCTTAAAACAATTAAGACTTTTGAAGTCGATCAATGTCGATGGTGTAATGATAGATTGTTGGTGGGGTATAGTTGAAGCACATGTTCCCCAGGAATATAATTGGAAGGGATATAGAAGATTATTTCAGATGGTGCGTGAACTTAAACTTAAGTTGCAG GTAGTGATGTCATTCCATGATTGTGGAGGGAATTTGGGCGATGATGTTTGTATACCCTTACCGCATTGGGTTGCCGAGATTGGTCGAAGCAATCCAGATATATTCTTCACTGATAGATCGGGAAGGCGTAATCCAGAATGCCTCTCATGGGGGATTGACAAAGAACGTGTTTTAAGAGGGCGCACTGCCTCTGAG GTTTACTTCGACTATATGAGAAGCTTTCGGGTTGAATTTAATGACTTCTTTGAAGATGGAGTCATCTCGATGATCGAAATTGGATTAGGTCCATGTGGGGAACTACGGTATCCATCTAATCCTGTAAAGTATGGTTGGAGATACCCAGGTGTAGGTGAATTTCAG TGTTACGATCGATATATGTTAAAGAACTTGACGAAGGCGGCTGAAACAAGGGGGCACTCTTTTTGGGCCAGAGGCCCTGAAAATGCAGGTTCCTATAACTCCCGGCCGCATGAAACCGGATTCTTTTGTAATGGAGGCGATTATGATAGCTATTATGGTAGATTCTTCCTTAATTGGTACTCTCAACTATTGATCAACCATGCTGATCGGGTCCTTTCTCTGGCCAAAATTGCTTTTGAAGAAACTTTTGTTACTACAAAG CTGTCAGGTATTCATTGGTGGTACAAGACCGATAGTCATGCCGCTGAGTTAACTGCCGGCTTTTACAACCCAACCAACCGAGATGGTTATGCTGCAGTTATGGAAATAATAAAGAAGCACGAGGTTGGCTTAAATTTTTCATTGGCTCAAATGGACATCTCGGATCCACACATTGACTCGTCAGAAGCACTTGGAGATCCCGATGGTTTGGCTTGGCAG GTGATGAACACAGCTTGGGATTCGTTCATACATATCACGAGTGAAAACGTTCTTCCCTGCATTGACAAAGTAAGCTATAACCATGTACTCGAAAAGGCTAAGCCTTCCAATGATCCAGATGGAAGACATTACTCTGCGTTTACTTACCATAGACTTGGTCCAATTCTCATGGAACCTCACAATTTTATGGAGTTTGAACTATTCGTCAAGCGAATGCACG GGGAGGCAGTTCTGGAAATACATGAATAG
- the LOC139855959 gene encoding beta-amylase 7-like isoform X4, with protein MPSKLQERDFAGTPYVPVFVLLPLGAINMKCELVDPDGLLKQLRLLKSINVDGVMIDCWWGIVEAHVPQEYNWKGYRRLFQMVRELKLKLQVVMSFHDCGGNLGDDVCIPLPHWVAEIGRSNPDIFFTDRSGRRNPECLSWGIDKERVLRGRTASEVYFDYMRSFRVEFNDFFEDGVISMIEIGLGPCGELRYPSNPVKYGWRYPGVGEFQCYDRYMLKNLTKAAETRGHSFWARGPENAGSYNSRPHETGFFCNGGDYDSYYGRFFLNWYSQLLINHADRVLSLAKIAFEETFVTTKLSGIHWWYKTDSHAAELTAGFYNPTNRDGYAAVMEIIKKHEVGLNFSLAQMDISDPHIDSSEALGDPDGLAWQVMNTAWDSFIHITSENVLPCIDKVSYNHVLEKAKPSNDPDGRHYSAFTYHRLGPILMEPHNFMEFELFVKRMHGEAVLEIHE; from the exons ATGCCTTCAAAGTTGCAAGAACGTGATTTTGCGGGTACTCCTTATGTTCCTGTTTTTGTATTACTTCCT CTGGGAGCAATCAATATGAAGTGTGAACTTGTTGATCCTGATGGTCTCTTAAAACAATTAAGACTTTTGAAGTCGATCAATGTCGATGGTGTAATGATAGATTGTTGGTGGGGTATAGTTGAAGCACATGTTCCCCAGGAATATAATTGGAAGGGATATAGAAGATTATTTCAGATGGTGCGTGAACTTAAACTTAAGTTGCAG GTAGTGATGTCATTCCATGATTGTGGAGGGAATTTGGGCGATGATGTTTGTATACCCTTACCGCATTGGGTTGCCGAGATTGGTCGAAGCAATCCAGATATATTCTTCACTGATAGATCGGGAAGGCGTAATCCAGAATGCCTCTCATGGGGGATTGACAAAGAACGTGTTTTAAGAGGGCGCACTGCCTCTGAG GTTTACTTCGACTATATGAGAAGCTTTCGGGTTGAATTTAATGACTTCTTTGAAGATGGAGTCATCTCGATGATCGAAATTGGATTAGGTCCATGTGGGGAACTACGGTATCCATCTAATCCTGTAAAGTATGGTTGGAGATACCCAGGTGTAGGTGAATTTCAG TGTTACGATCGATATATGTTAAAGAACTTGACGAAGGCGGCTGAAACAAGGGGGCACTCTTTTTGGGCCAGAGGCCCTGAAAATGCAGGTTCCTATAACTCCCGGCCGCATGAAACCGGATTCTTTTGTAATGGAGGCGATTATGATAGCTATTATGGTAGATTCTTCCTTAATTGGTACTCTCAACTATTGATCAACCATGCTGATCGGGTCCTTTCTCTGGCCAAAATTGCTTTTGAAGAAACTTTTGTTACTACAAAG CTGTCAGGTATTCATTGGTGGTACAAGACCGATAGTCATGCCGCTGAGTTAACTGCCGGCTTTTACAACCCAACCAACCGAGATGGTTATGCTGCAGTTATGGAAATAATAAAGAAGCACGAGGTTGGCTTAAATTTTTCATTGGCTCAAATGGACATCTCGGATCCACACATTGACTCGTCAGAAGCACTTGGAGATCCCGATGGTTTGGCTTGGCAG GTGATGAACACAGCTTGGGATTCGTTCATACATATCACGAGTGAAAACGTTCTTCCCTGCATTGACAAAGTAAGCTATAACCATGTACTCGAAAAGGCTAAGCCTTCCAATGATCCAGATGGAAGACATTACTCTGCGTTTACTTACCATAGACTTGGTCCAATTCTCATGGAACCTCACAATTTTATGGAGTTTGAACTATTCGTCAAGCGAATGCACG GGGAGGCAGTTCTGGAAATACATGAATAG